In a genomic window of Methylovirgula sp. 4M-Z18:
- a CDS encoding gamma-glutamylcyclotransferase family protein, whose product MPLYFAYGSNMDVAAMQARCPSSKVLRPARLVRHRFFIMRQGYASVMRHPRGEVHGLLWDLALADVRPLDRYEDIAGGLYTKSVQPVLTGAGAKRALIYYGASLEPGRPLPGYLEGIIRAAEAAQLPAAYLRDLKRFLPHGAHEEGPTAEPALDPCAQTARVRPRFATPFDARD is encoded by the coding sequence ATGCCGCTTTATTTCGCCTATGGCTCCAACATGGATGTCGCTGCCATGCAGGCGCGCTGTCCGTCCTCGAAGGTCTTGAGGCCGGCACGGCTGGTTCGGCATCGGTTTTTCATCATGCGGCAAGGCTACGCCTCAGTGATGCGCCATCCGCGGGGCGAGGTGCATGGGCTGCTGTGGGACCTGGCGCTTGCCGATGTGCGTCCGCTCGACCGTTATGAAGATATTGCGGGTGGCCTTTACACTAAATCGGTGCAGCCGGTTCTGACGGGCGCCGGCGCCAAGCGCGCTCTGATCTATTACGGTGCATCGCTCGAGCCTGGGCGGCCGCTGCCGGGCTATCTCGAGGGTATCATCCGCGCGGCGGAGGCGGCGCAATTACCGGCGGCTTACCTGCGCGACCTGAAACGGTTTCTGCCGCACGGCGCCCACGAGGAGGGACCGACTGCTGAGCCGGCACTCGATCCGTGTGCGCAGACCGCACGGGTGCGGCCGCGCTTTGCAACGCCCTTTGACGCGCGGGATTGA
- a CDS encoding acetyl-CoA carboxylase biotin carboxylase subunit, producing MFQKILIANRGEIACRVIKTARKMGIKTVAVYSDADRDALHVDMADEAVHLGPAPAAESYLVIDKIIAACKQTGAEAVHPGYGFLSEREAFAEALAQNNIVFIGPNPRAIAAMGDKIESKKFANAAKVSTVPGFLGVIEDADHAVRIADEIGYPVMIKASAGGGGKGMRIAHSREEVAEGFTRARSEAKSSFGDDRVFIEKFIVNPRHIEIQLLGDKHGNVIYLNERECSIQRRNQKVIEEAPSPLLDEATRRKMGEQAVALAKAVNYDSAGTVEFVAGQDRSFYFLEMNTRLQVEHPVTELITGIDLVEQMIRVASGEKLAIRQGDVTIDGWAVESRIYAEDPTRNFLPSTGRLVKYRPPQEGVADGVTLRNDTGVYEGGEISIYYDPMIAKLVTHAPTRLAAIDAQARALDAFVIDGIRHNIPFLASLMQQERWRTGALSTGFIAEEYPNGFSPLVASGETAHAMAAVAASLDHTLNERRRHISSQLPTQHDFAFERERVVMLGTQRFDVTVTRATREFVVRVGEHTHKLVSDWVPGAPVWQGTFDGEPIAVQVRDVLNGHRISHRGVEIVAYVFTQREAELVALMPEKKAADTSKALLCPMPGLVKSIAVAVGQEVKAGEPLCMVEAMKMENVLRAERDVTVKKINAREGDSLAVDAVIMEFA from the coding sequence ATGTTTCAAAAAATCCTTATCGCCAATCGCGGCGAAATCGCCTGCCGCGTCATCAAGACGGCACGGAAAATGGGGATCAAGACTGTCGCCGTCTATTCCGACGCCGACCGCGACGCGCTGCATGTCGATATGGCGGATGAGGCGGTGCATCTCGGGCCCGCGCCGGCGGCAGAATCTTATCTCGTCATCGATAAGATCATCGCCGCCTGCAAGCAGACCGGCGCCGAAGCCGTGCATCCGGGCTACGGCTTTCTCTCCGAGCGCGAGGCCTTCGCCGAAGCCTTGGCGCAAAACAATATCGTCTTCATCGGCCCCAATCCGCGCGCTATCGCCGCGATGGGCGACAAGATCGAATCGAAGAAATTCGCCAATGCCGCGAAGGTCTCCACCGTTCCCGGCTTTCTCGGCGTGATCGAGGATGCCGACCATGCGGTGCGCATTGCCGACGAGATCGGTTATCCGGTGATGATCAAGGCGTCGGCGGGCGGGGGCGGCAAGGGCATGCGCATCGCCCATAGCCGCGAGGAGGTGGCGGAAGGCTTCACCCGCGCGCGCTCCGAGGCGAAATCCTCCTTCGGCGACGACCGGGTATTCATCGAAAAATTCATCGTCAATCCGCGCCATATCGAAATTCAGTTGCTCGGCGACAAGCACGGCAATGTCATCTATCTCAACGAGCGCGAATGCTCGATCCAGCGCCGCAACCAGAAGGTGATCGAAGAAGCGCCGTCGCCTCTGCTCGACGAAGCGACCCGCCGCAAGATGGGCGAGCAGGCGGTGGCGCTCGCCAAGGCGGTGAATTACGATTCGGCCGGCACGGTCGAATTCGTCGCCGGCCAGGACCGCAGCTTTTATTTCCTCGAAATGAATACGCGCCTGCAGGTGGAGCATCCGGTGACGGAGCTGATCACCGGAATCGACTTGGTGGAGCAGATGATCCGCGTCGCTTCGGGCGAGAAGCTCGCCATCCGGCAAGGTGACGTGACGATCGATGGCTGGGCAGTGGAAAGCCGTATCTACGCCGAGGACCCGACGCGCAATTTCCTCCCGTCGACCGGGCGCCTCGTGAAATACCGTCCGCCGCAGGAAGGCGTCGCCGACGGCGTGACCTTGCGCAACGACACGGGCGTTTATGAAGGCGGCGAGATCTCGATCTATTACGATCCGATGATCGCCAAATTGGTGACCCATGCGCCGACGCGCCTAGCCGCCATCGACGCGCAAGCTCGCGCGCTCGATGCTTTCGTCATCGACGGCATCCGCCACAACATTCCCTTTCTCGCGTCGCTGATGCAGCAGGAGCGTTGGCGCACGGGCGCGCTGTCGACGGGCTTCATCGCCGAGGAATATCCCAACGGCTTTTCGCCTCTGGTGGCAAGCGGCGAGACCGCGCATGCTATGGCGGCCGTTGCCGCTTCGCTCGATCATACGCTCAACGAGCGGCGCCGCCATATCAGCAGCCAATTGCCGACGCAGCATGACTTTGCGTTTGAGCGCGAACGGGTGGTGATGCTGGGCACGCAACGCTTCGATGTGACCGTGACCCGCGCGACGCGCGAATTCGTAGTCCGCGTCGGCGAGCACACGCACAAACTTGTCTCGGATTGGGTTCCCGGCGCGCCGGTCTGGCAAGGCACGTTCGATGGCGAACCGATCGCCGTCCAGGTACGCGACGTTCTCAACGGCCATCGCATCAGCCATCGCGGCGTCGAAATCGTGGCCTATGTCTTCACGCAGCGCGAGGCGGAGTTGGTCGCGTTGATGCCCGAGAAGAAGGCGGCCGACACGTCGAAAGCCTTGCTGTGCCCGATGCCAGGCCTCGTCAAATCCATCGCCGTCGCCGTCGGCCAGGAGGTTAAGGCGGGTGAGCCGCTGTGCATGGTCGAGGCGATGAAAATGGAAAACGTCCTGCGCGCCGAGCGCGACGTGACGGTGAAGAAGATCAATGCGCGGGAAGGGGATTCGCTGGCGGTCGATGCGGTGATCATGGAGTTTGCTTAA
- the lipB gene encoding lipoyl(octanoyl) transferase LipB: MNSPDLSLRDSIFRPFLASPGSPPVEWVVAPGLTDYDAAVAEMESRAAAIAAGEAPERIWLVEHPPLYTAGTSARSEDLIDSRFPVYNSGRGGQFTYHGPGQRVAYALVDLKRRRQDLRAYVAALEEWIIATLAAFNVHGERREDRVGVWVRRPDKPPGFDGTVAEDKIAAIGIRVRHWVAFHGISLNVEPDLSHFRGIVPCGIKDAHYGVTSLVDLGLPATMADADAALKAAFAGVFGPAQ, encoded by the coding sequence ATGAATTCCCCAGATCTTTCGCTCCGCGACAGCATTTTCCGCCCCTTTCTCGCCAGCCCCGGCTCGCCGCCAGTCGAATGGGTCGTTGCCCCGGGCCTGACGGACTACGACGCGGCGGTCGCAGAAATGGAATCACGTGCGGCCGCCATTGCCGCCGGCGAGGCGCCGGAGCGAATCTGGCTCGTCGAGCACCCGCCCCTCTACACCGCGGGCACGAGCGCGCGCAGCGAGGACCTCATCGACAGTCGCTTTCCGGTCTACAACAGCGGACGCGGCGGGCAATTCACCTACCACGGCCCCGGCCAGCGGGTGGCCTATGCGCTGGTCGATCTTAAGCGGCGCCGGCAGGACCTGCGCGCCTATGTGGCCGCACTCGAGGAATGGATCATCGCCACGCTCGCGGCGTTCAACGTGCACGGCGAACGGCGCGAGGACCGGGTCGGCGTGTGGGTGCGGCGGCCCGATAAGCCGCCCGGCTTCGACGGCACGGTGGCAGAAGACAAGATCGCCGCGATCGGCATCCGCGTCCGCCACTGGGTCGCGTTTCACGGCATTTCGCTCAATGTCGAGCCGGACCTGTCGCATTTTCGCGGCATCGTGCCCTGCGGCATCAAGGACGCCCATTACGGCGTCACCAGCCTCGTCGACCTCGGCCTGCCCGCGACCATGGCGGACGCGGACGCCGCCCTTAAGGCGGCCTTTGCCGGCGTGTTCGGGCCGGCGCAGTAA